ACCATGTCCCTCTACGGCCTCATGGGCATGGTCATGCTGGTGGGGCTGGTGGTGAACAACGCCATCGTGGTGATCGACTACGCGGAGGTGCTCCGCAAGGGGGGCATGACCCCCTCCAAGGCCATCGTGGAGGCCTGCGGGGTGCGGCTTCGGTCCATCGTCATGGCCGACGCCACCTCCATCATCGCCATGATCCCCCTGGCCATCGGCTCCGGGGACGGGGGGGAGATGCGGGCTCCCATGGCCATCGTGGCCATCGGCGGCCTGGTGGCGGGGGGTACCCTGGCGCTCTTCGCCATCCCCCCGGTGTACAAGCTCTACTGGGCCGTGCGGATCCGCCTGGCCCGCCGGCGGCAGCGGGGACTCCGGGGCCTGCGCACCCGGGAGGACGTGCTGAAGGACCGGTTCGTGTAGCCCCCTTCGGACCCGCCGGGGCCTCCGCTTCCTCCCGAGGCCCCGGCGGCCTTCACTCCCCCTCCGTCCCCGCGTGCACCACCCCCACCGGGGGAAGCTGGGGGAACTCCTTGTAGAGCACCAGATGGGTCTTGGTGAGACCGATCTTCTCCAGCACCCGGATCACCTCCTCCAGGCGCTTGCGGCTGCACACCGCCACCTCCACCAGGTAGTCCATCTCCCCGGTGACCACCCAATACTGGATCACCTCGGGCACCCGGGCCTGCACGTCGTTGATCAGGGATCGATCCTTGGCCCCGTGGATCTCCACGAGGATGTGCACGGGACAGCCGATCTTGTCGTAGTCCAGCTTGGCCTCGTACCCCCGGATGATCCCCTCCTCCTCCATGCGCTGCACCCGCTCCGCCACCGCGGGCACGGAAAGGCTCACCCGCTCCCCGATCTCCTTGAGGGGCATCCGGGCATCCTTCACCAGGTGCCCCAGGATCTTCCTCCCCGTCGCGTCCAGCAGGTTCAGCTTCTTCCTCGGCATGACCTTCCCTCCCCGGGATCCCTGTCTTTCCATTGCGAATTTCGGCGAAAGGCACAATATACCGAAAAAAGGCTCCCTTTGCCCCCGCAAAGGAAGAAGCAAGTCCTTCTTCCCCCGGGGCTTCGTTGTTACAGTAGGGTAGCCCTGGGTTTGTACATTATAGCCATCACATACGGACGAGGTCGGCGCGCGCCTCGGTCGGGGAGGACGAAGTTCATGAATGGGAAGGGATTCCACAGGATCCTTGCTGGTGCGGCATTGTCTTTGCTTTTGGTCTGTCCCGCCTTCGGGGCGGCGAAGTTCCACATCGGGGTCATGACCCCCACGGTGTCCCAGGCGGAGGACAACGTGCGGGGGGCGGAGACCCTCATGGCCAAGTACGGCAACGCGGACAAGGGCGGCATGATCAAGCACATCACCCACCCGGACAACTTCATGTCCGAGATGGAGACGGTGATCTCCCAGATCGTGGGCCTGGCGGACGACCCCCTCATGAAGGTCATCGTGGTGAACCAGGCCATCCCGGGCACCACCGAGGCCTTCCGGCGGGTGAAGGAGAAGCGTAAGGACATCCTCTGCATCGCCGGGGAACCCCACGAGGACCCGGGGGTCATCGACTCCGCGGCGGATGTGGCGGTGAACGTGGACAACATCGCCCGGGGCTACCTGATCATCGCCGCGGCCAAGAAACTGGGGGCAGACACCTTCGTGCACATCTCCTTCCCCCGGCACATGAGCTACGAGCTTCTCTCCCGGCGGCGGAACATCATGGAGGTGGCCTGCAAGGACCTGGGGATGAAGTTCGTCTTCGAGACCGCCCCGGACCCCACCAGCGACGTGGGCGTGGCGGGAGCGCAGCAGTTCATCCTGGAGAAGGTCCCCGCGTGGCTCCAGAAGTACGGCAAGAAGTCCGCCTTCTTCTGCACCAACGACGCCCAGGCGGAGCCCCTGATCAAGCAGGTGGCGGCCCTGGGGGGCTACTTCGTGGAGGCGGACTTGCCCTCCCCCCTGAGCTACGCCGGAGCCCTGAGCCTGGATCTGTCCAAGGAAAAGGGCAACTGGACGGCCATCCTGAAGAAGGTGGAACAGGCGGTGATCAAGGCGGGGGGCAAGGGCCGCCTGGGCACCTGGGTGTACAGCAACGGCTACGTCACCACCGCCGCCCTGGCGGAGTTCGGCAAGCTGGTGGCGGAGAAGAAGGCCAAGGTCCACGACTTCAAGACCCTCAT
The sequence above is drawn from the Aminomonas paucivorans DSM 12260 genome and encodes:
- a CDS encoding DUF3798 domain-containing protein encodes the protein MNGKGFHRILAGAALSLLLVCPAFGAAKFHIGVMTPTVSQAEDNVRGAETLMAKYGNADKGGMIKHITHPDNFMSEMETVISQIVGLADDPLMKVIVVNQAIPGTTEAFRRVKEKRKDILCIAGEPHEDPGVIDSAADVAVNVDNIARGYLIIAAAKKLGADTFVHISFPRHMSYELLSRRRNIMEVACKDLGMKFVFETAPDPTSDVGVAGAQQFILEKVPAWLQKYGKKSAFFCTNDAQAEPLIKQVAALGGYFVEADLPSPLSYAGALSLDLSKEKGNWTAILKKVEQAVIKAGGKGRLGTWVYSNGYVTTAALAEFGKLVAEKKAKVHDFKTLMACLNRYSPGGSWSGNPYVDLGTGVKQKNHFLIYQDTYIFGRGYLGMTKVKVPEKYFQIR
- a CDS encoding Lrp/AsnC family transcriptional regulator, with protein sequence MPRKKLNLLDATGRKILGHLVKDARMPLKEIGERVSLSVPAVAERVQRMEEEGIIRGYEAKLDYDKIGCPVHILVEIHGAKDRSLINDVQARVPEVIQYWVVTGEMDYLVEVAVCSRKRLEEVIRVLEKIGLTKTHLVLYKEFPQLPPVGVVHAGTEGE